From the Planctomycetota bacterium genome, the window AGGACCGCCGCCAGGACCGCGGGCGCACCGATGACGGGGACACGATCAAGAACAAGGACTACTACGGCCTGAACTGGCTGATGGATATCGACATTACCGACACCGGCGGGGACACGATCGGCGAGGTCTCCGACTTCGTGATCGACCGCGGCTCCGGGCAGATCGAGTTCATCATCGCCGAGATCGACGGGCGCGACGTCGCGGTTCCCTACGCCTCGCTGCGCTGGAACTCCGGCAACAACCAGTTCGTCTCCGAGATCGGCGCGGCGCAGTACCGCGAGCACCCGGCGTTCTCGTCCGAGGACTGGCGCAAGATGCGCGAGCCCGTCGCGGGAGAGACCGCCGCGGGCCGCATGCTGCCCGACTGGGACTGGGACTGGGACGACACCGACGCGGACGACGACGACATGAACCGTCGTCCGACCGACGACCGCCGCACGACCGACGGGCGCGACCGCGCGAGCGACGGAGAGAACCGCACGACCCAGACGCAGGACGGGATGCGCCGCGATTCTCGCCAGAAGTGGGACGAGTACGAGGGGCGGTACGACCGCAACCAGACCGCGTCGATCGAAGGCGAGGTCACGAGCGTCGAGCGCATCCGGCGTGACCGCTTCGGCGAGCAGGTGATCCTGACCGTCCGGTCGAATGACGGCGAGACCAGGCGTGTCGCGATCGGGCCCTCGTGGTACGCCGCCGCCGGCGGCGCCATGCCCAGCCGGGGCGACACCGTCGCCATCGACGCGTATCGCGTCACCAACGACAGCGCCATGCTCACGGCCCGGCGCATGACGGTGAACGGCACCACCGTGAACTACCGCACCGACCAGGGCCAGGCCCGCTGGGGAGACGACACCATCGAGTCGAGCGGGCGCCGGTACCGCGCCGAGCACTGGCGGTACATCCTCGCCAGCGAGCTCGACGGGATGGACGCCCGCGCCCGGGGCACGGACTGCGGCGAGGTGCAGTCGGTGGTCGTGGAGCGCCGGTCCGGGCGCGTCGTGTTCCTCTCGATCGACCCCGACGACAACTTCCTGGGCATCGGCGACACGACCCGACTCGTGCCCTGGGACATCGCGAGCATCGGCGCGGACGGCATCGTCCACCTCGACGCGAACAAGGCGATGATCCTCGCCAGCCCGCAGACGCCCTCGGACTTGACGCTGCTGAGCACGAACTCGGTGCCCCAGATGGTGTACCGCGCCTACGAGATCAAGCCGCCGCAACTCCAGCCCGTGCGGTACCGCTCGATGTCCCGCTCGTCGGGCGGCTCGGACCGGGACGGCGTCCCGTACCACCAGTGGTCGAAGAACGACGCCTGGTGGCGCGACGACCCGCGCGTCAGCGAGTCGATCCGCAACGGGCAGACCTCGACCTGGACCGGGACGGTCCTGGGCATGAAGACCGTCAACGTCGGCGAGTCTGACCAGCCGCACACCGCCGTGCGGGTGAAGCTCAGCAACGGCACGACGCAGACCGCCCTGCTCGGCCCGGCCAAGTTCATGGAAGGCCAGAAGCATGACATGAAGCAGGACCGGGAGATCACCCTCAACGTCGTCCGCGCGACCATCGGCGACGACACGCACTGGATCGCCCGGTCGTTCGAGTGCGACGGCGAGCGGATGACGCTCTGGAACGGCAACAGCCCCGTGTGGGACGACCGCTAGCCCCGCACGATCGACATCTCATCAGACGCCCATTGTGGGCGCGGCGCCTGCCTGCCTGTCCCCCCCCGAGGCGACGCCGCGCCCTTTTTCTGCGCCCACCGCGTCGTGCCCGGCAATGGCGACTCGTGGCTCCAAAACCATGAGCCGTGACTCACGGACATCTCACTGCCGCACGCGACATTTCGAGCATGCTCTCTGCGACTCACGCATTCCGTGCGCAGTCTGCTCGGATCGTGAACGCGGGCCCGTCGCCCGCGTGCCGACGAGTGTAAATAAGGAGCTTCGACGATGACTTCGAATCGCAAGACGCTGTTCATGGGCCTCGGAGCGGGCATCCTCGTGACCGTCGCCGGCGGGCTGCTCATGGGCCAGGGCATCCGTCAGCCCGGCGACACGATGCGCCCCGGCATGGACGCCGATTCCGGCAACTACTTCGTGACCGGCGACAGCACCCGCGCCGTGCTCTGGAAGCGCGACGGCAACTCGCTCCGCAAGGTCGGCGACGGCGATTCGACCGACGATCCCATGCGTCGCGATCGCGATCCGCTCCGCCCCAACATGCCCCGTAACCCCAACGACCCCAACAACCCCAACCACCCGAGCAATCCCAACGACCCCGACTCGCCCCGCACCCCGGGCACCCCCAGCAACCCCAGCCCCCGCAACCCCACCAACCCCCGCTAACCGAGCGCACGGACTCCCGGTGTTCGCCAGCCCGCGGCCCGCGCCGCGGGCTGTTGCGCTTTTGCCCCCGCGGGCCGCCCGACCACGGCGCCGCCGACCCGTTCACCACCGGTTCATCCGCGAAGGGCATGCTCTGGCGCGTGCCGCCCCGCGTGCGGCACGCACATGACCGCACGCAAGGAGGCATCCATGAAAGTCAAGACGCTGAGCGACCTCTACCTCGAGCAGCTGCAGGACCTGCACAACGCCGAGACGCAGCTCCTGGCGGCACTTCCCAAGATGGCCCAAGCCGCCGGGCACCCCGAGCTCAAGCAGGCGTTCGCCGAGCACCTCCTCGAGACCCGCGAGCACGTCGCCCGGCTCGATGGCATCCTGGGCTCGCTGAACAAGGGCGGAACCACCAAGAAGTGCCCCGCCATGCAGGGTCTCATCAAGGAGGGCGAGGAACTGATGGACGAGTCCGCCCGCGAGAACGCCCGCGACGCCGGGCTCATCTGCGCCGCGCAGAAGGTCGAGCACTACGAGATCGCCTCGTACGGCACGCTGCGCACGTTCGCCGAACTGCTCGGACATGCAGAGCACGCCCGCACCCTCGAGCGCACGCTCGAGGAGGAGAAGAAAACCGACGGTCGGCTGAGCGAGCTCGCGACCAGCGTCATCAACCTGGACGCGCTCGCCTGAGGTGGCAGACACGCGGCGCACCGCCGCGCACACGGAGTGACACCATGAAGTATGCGTACGCCCTGATGGTCGCGGTCGTCGGTGTGAGCGGCATGGCCCTCCCCGCCTGCGAAGATACCCGCAACGACCGCGACGCCGACACCACACCGGCCATCCCCCCGACCCCGGGCACCACCGATGGCACGTCCCCGCGCACCGATGGCGAGCGGACCGGTACCACCACCCGTCCCCCAGCCCCCCCGCCGGCCCCGGCGCCCGCTCCGGCCCCGGCGCCCGCTCCGGCGCCGCGCAACGACGTCCCGCCCGTGGGTCCGCCCGCCGGCGACGTGGACGTCGACGACCGCATCGCCCGCGACGTCCGCCAGGCCATCCAGGCCGACACCGCGCTCGCCAACGCGCGAGACATCGAGGTCTCGGTCGACGGCGCGGTTGTCACGCTCTCGGGCATGGTCGCGCTGCAGGCGGACAAGGACGCCGCCGGCGCCCGCGCGTCGGCGGTCCAAGGCGTCGTGCGGGTGATCAACAACATCGAAGTCCGCCCGCCGCAATAGCGCCGGGTCGCGGCGCCATACCCGGGCCGGGCCCGCACGGTCAGGCGTGGGTCTCCGGCTCGGTGCGGACGGGCAGGCGCACCGTGAACTCGCAGCCCCCTTCCGCGCAGTTCTCGAAGGTGATCGTTCCGGCGTGGAGCCGGGCGATCCCCATCGCGACCTCGAGCCCGAGCCCCGTGCCGCCCGAGTGGCGCACGCCCGCGACGCCGTTGACCGACTGCGTGAACTGCTGGAACATGCGCGGGATCATCTCGTCGGGAACCCCGGGTCCAAAGTCCCGGATCCTGATGAGGCACGTTGCGTCCCTGAACTGCGTCCGCACTGACACCACCGCGCCGGGTGCACTCACCGTGACCGCATTCTTCAGGATGTTGCCGAGCAGCAGACGCAGCAGTTCGCAGTTGCCGTGCACGGCGGCCTCGGCGTGCGGGCCTTCCGGCAGGCGCACGTCGATCGAGACCCCTTGCGCCCGCGCGACCGTCACGCAGTCCGCGTAGCTGTCCAGCAGCATGTCACGCACGTGGCACCACTCGGCGGCGGGAATCTGCAACTTTCCGTGGCGTACGCGCGTCAGGATCGAGAACGTGTCCACCGTCGTCGCCAGCCGACGCAGTTCCTCCACGCCGCTGCGGAAGAACGCGCGAACCCGCGGCGGGAGGTCGCTCGTGTCCAGCAACTGGATCTCGGTCAGGATCGTCGCGATCGGCGTCTTCAACTCGTGCGACACGTTCGCCAGGAAGCGCTCCTGCGTCGCGAAGCCGGTTTCCAGGCGCACCCGTGCGTGCTCCAGTTCGTCCCGGAGCTCCTCCACCTCCGCCAATCGCGACGACGGCGGCATCTGCTGCCCGATGCTCTCGGGCGCCAGTTGGCGCGCCGACTCGGTGAGGCGGGTGATCGGCCGGACCGCCACGCCCGCGACGATGTACGCCGCTACCGCCACGATGAGCATCCCGAACGGCACCATGACGAGCGCGACCCGCGTCACCAGGCCGATCATGGCGTTCGTCTGGTCGGCGTCCGCCACGAGCACCAGCGCGTACCTTGACCCCTGTTCGTCGTAGGTGTGCATCGCGAAGGCCCGCAAGCTGCGCGCACCGGCGCCCTGCGCGCCGAACGTCGGCGGGCGGATCTGCGTGACGGGCGCGTGCCGTGACCCGGGGCGGCTCCGCGCGCCGGCGTCCAGCTTCATGTCGGTCGGGCGCGACGAGGCGAGCATCACGCCGCGATCGTCGAGCACCACGATGATCACGTCCGTCGACAGCACGCGGCGCTCCCGCTCCGCGATCGGCGCGAGATCCGAGGGTGTCACCGTCGAGAGGACGGGGCGCAGCGCGTGCTCGACGAACTGCAGGCGGGTCGCGATCCGCCCGTCGAAGAAGTCGTTGATCGCCTTCGTCTGGTAGTAGGTCATCACCAGCGAGAACGCGATCTGCGTGCACAGATAGATCACGAGCATCCAGGCGGTCAGCCACAGTCGCAGAGAACGCCGGTGCCGCGCGAGCAGGTGCAGTGTGAGCGCGGGACCGCCCATGCCGGGCTACTCCAGCACGCCGAAGCGATAGCCGGCATTCTTGACGGTGTGGATGAGCGGACGGCGCCCTTCCCCCTCGATCTTCTTCCGGAGCGCCGAGATGTACACGTCGATGACGTTGCTCGTCGCCTCGAAGTTCAGATCCCACACGTTCTCGCCGATCTGCGCACGGGTGAGCACGCGGTCCTGGTTGCGCATGAGGTACTCCAGCAGCGCGAACTCGCGCGACGGCAGGTCCCACTGCTTGCCCGCGCGCGACGCGCGCCGCGTGTACAGGTTCAGCTCCAGGTCGTCGCACCGCAGCGCCTTGCCCTCCGTCGCCTGCCCGCGGCGCAGCAGGGCACGCAGGCGCGCGACGAGCTCCTCGAACTTGAAGGGCTTGGGCAGATAGTCGTCCGCCCCGGCGTCGAGCCCGTGGACCTTGTCCTCCACCGAGCCCAGCGCCGTCAGCATCAGGATGGGCGTCGAGATCTTGCGCCGGCGGAGGTTGCTGCACACCTCGACCCCGTCCCGGTCCGGCAGCATGAGGTCGAGCACGACGACGTCGAACGGGCGCGTGGCGGCGAGCTCCTCGCCGTCGATCCCGCTGGGGCTGAGTTCCGTGGCAAAGCCGGCCTCTTCGAGCCCGGCCTTGATCGCCGCGGCCATCTTGGGATTGTCTTCGATCACGAGGGCGCGCATGTGGTGTTCTCCAAGTGACAAGGCACTCCAACGATCGAAGCGACGTCCCCCGCCGCCAGCCTAGCACGATCTTCGCGTCGGCGGGGAGGAATCATGCGACCGAGTCCATCCGGTGGCGCAGCGTCATGCGCTGTCCGCTCGCGCGCGGGCGCGACGCGCTCGCGTGACGCCCCAGCTTCGCCATCGCCATCTCCAGGCGCGTGCGGATCACGCGGGGCTGCACCCGCAGCATCGACGCGATCACCGGGATCGACCGCGCCTGCGGGCCGTCCAGGCCGAAGCGCAGCTCGACGATCCGCCGTTCATCGGCCGAGAGCACGTCGAGCAGCCCGCTGATCATCCGGCGCTGCTCGTCGCTGATTCCCTCGGCCTCCTCGGCCGCCGGCGTGTCGTGCGGCGCCGGCCCCGCGTCGCCCAGCGAGAGGGGCTGCGTCCGCGCCGACGCGAGCAACTGCACCGTCCGAGCCTTCTCGATCGGCCAGCCGAGCGCGCCGGCCAGTTCGCCCACCGAGGGCAGATACCCGTGCGTGGCGCGGAACGCCGCCTCCGCGCCCCGAAGCGTCGTGATGTCGCCCCGCTCGCCCCGCGACAGCGACGGGCGCGCCGACGCACGCGCGAACGCTTCCGCGATCGAGTGGCGGATCCAGTACGCGGCGTACGTGCTGAACCGTACGCCGGCGTGCGGATCGAAGTGATCCACCCCGAGCACGAGCCCGATGTTCGCCTCCGCCACCAGCTCGTCGAACGCGATCCCGCGGTTGAGATACCGACGCACCATCGAGATCGCCAGGCGCAGGTTGGCCGTGATGAGACGGTCGCGCGAATCGCGGCACTGGCGCTCCCGCCACGCGATCGCGAGCGAGCGCTCCTCGTCCGCGCTCAGGCGCGGGATGTGACGCAGCGACGAAAGATACTGGTCGATCGAATCGGCAGCGCTCGAGTATCGAAGTGAACCCATGTCGCAGAACTCCTTGGAAGTGGCGCAGCCCCGCCCGCAATGAATGCTTGGCCTTCCCTTCGGGCGCATCCTGAACGCGGGCTGAGTAACACGTGAACCCGCGCTCACGCGGCGCACCGCCCCGCGACAACGCGCCACGCGTCCTTCTGAATCGCGCATCACCCGGCGTTCACGGTGCGAGAAGCGGCGCCGGGCATCTTCGGCGTGTCCGCGATGCGGGGCGGTATCCCGCACACGGGCACCGGGGACCATCACCGTGCACAACGCTTCTTCCCGCTCGCGTCGTTCCATGTCGATGTTCGGCACCCTCCTGGCGGCCCTGCTGCTCGCCGGCGTCGCGGGGTGCCAGACCACCAAGGGGTTCGGACGCGACGTCGAAAACACCGGCGACGCGATCGAGGGCGCCGCCGAGGCCAACGACTGATCGCGACGCGCCGTGCGCGCCGCGCCACCGTCCGTACACAGGAGATCGCACATGCATCGGATCATGACTACCGCCGCGGCACTGCTGGCGCTGGGCGCCGCCCAGGCGTGCCAGTCGTCGCGCACGTCGAGCACCGGCGAGCGACTTCCCTCCATCGCCGTCGAGGCGTCCTCGCGCGAGGTCATCGCGGGCGAGCTCGTGACCTTCATCGCCCGCTCGCGCGACACCTACGGACGCGAGACGGAGATCCGCTGGCGCAGCACCGCCGGTGATATCCAGACCGACCAGGACGGGCGGGTTGCCCGCGTGAAGTTCGACCAGCCCGGCACCTACAGCGTCAGCGCGGTGCTCATCTTCGACGGGCGCGAGGTCGAGCGCGACACGATCGAGGTGCGCGTCCGCCCGCTGAGCTGAACGCCCGCGCCGGGCGCCGCCGGCGAGCGCGGGCCCGGCGCACATCATCAGGAGATTCCGCATGAACTGGGACACCATCGAAGGACAGTGGAAGGACATGAAGGGGCGCGTCCGCGAGCAGTGGGGGCGCCTCACCGACGACGAGATCGATCAGATCGCCGGGCGGCGCGAGCGCCTCGAAGGCGCCGTGCAGCGCGCGTACGGCAAGACGCGCGACGAGGTCCAGCGCGAGGTCGACGACTGGGCCCGCGACTGCAACTGCCCCTGAGGGCCCGATCCGACACGCCAAGACCCCGTTCCAAGGAGAGTGATCATGCATCGTGACGGTGAATCCGTGTGCTTCGAGGCCCTCGAGACGCGCCTCGCCCTCACCGGCGAGGGCTTCAAGTTCGAGTCCGTGTACCCCGAGGGGTACGTCTCCGCGAACGTCAACGAGTACGTCCCCATCACCAACTACAACGACCAGGACGCGTCGTGGGAGCTGCTCGCCCGGTACGAATCCGGCGAGCGCGACCAGGTGATCGCATCGGGCGTGCTCCCCGCCAACGCGCGGGGCGGGGTCACCATCAGCGACATCCTCTTCCCCGAGCAGGTGCTCGTCCGCACCGACGTGCCGTTCGCGCTGATCCTCCGCTCCACGCTGCCGCTGGCCGCCACGAGCAGCCACTACGACTTCGGGTCGTCGCTCGGCGAGTCCTTCACCGCGGCACGCGACACGTTCTGGACCTTCAGCGACGGGCAGAAGGACCCCTTCATCCGCGACTACTTCCTCGTCTACAACCCGCAGGAAACCACCACCACCGCCACGCTCACGCTCTACTACGAGGACGGCTCCACCTACACGAACACCAAGCTCGTCGAGGGGCTGCGCCGCAGCGGCTGGAGCATCGCCGACCTTCCCGCACCCACCGGCGCGTTCTCCGCCAGCATCACCGCGAACGCCGAGGTCGTCGCCGCCCACTCGCACTACGACCTCCGCCAGGGACGCGGCTACGGCGAGATCGGCAGCCCCGGCGGCGGCACGCTCGCCGGCGCCATCGGCTCCATCGACTACGACGGCAACTTCTACGAGGTGAACGGCGACGACGCGGGCGGCGCCCGCTTCGAGGCCCAGAGCTACGTCACCATCCTCAACACCGGCAACACCGACGCCTCCGTCACGCTCTACTTCATCCTCGACGAAGCGGGAGACCCGCCGCCCGTTACCCGCACGATCAACGCCGAGCCCGGGCGCACCACGTTCCGCGTCGACGATCTCGACCTGCAGATCGGCGACGAGATCGGGCTTGTCTTTGAGTCCGATCGCCCCGTCACCGTCGGCGGCTCCGTCTACCAGGGACGCGACGCCACCGGCCAGGTCGCCACCTCCGTCGCCGCCACCGATTGGGTCTTCGGCGAGGGCTACATGGACCGCACCTTCGCCGGCAGCGGGCTCCTCGAGAACCTCTACATCTTCAAC encodes:
- a CDS encoding PRC-barrel domain-containing protein → MRTTRSNITRTIACIVLAAGAATPAFAQGRVQPRTPTTTERDGTREQDRRQDRGRTDDGDTIKNKDYYGLNWLMDIDITDTGGDTIGEVSDFVIDRGSGQIEFIIAEIDGRDVAVPYASLRWNSGNNQFVSEIGAAQYREHPAFSSEDWRKMREPVAGETAAGRMLPDWDWDWDDTDADDDDMNRRPTDDRRTTDGRDRASDGENRTTQTQDGMRRDSRQKWDEYEGRYDRNQTASIEGEVTSVERIRRDRFGEQVILTVRSNDGETRRVAIGPSWYAAAGGAMPSRGDTVAIDAYRVTNDSAMLTARRMTVNGTTVNYRTDQGQARWGDDTIESSGRRYRAEHWRYILASELDGMDARARGTDCGEVQSVVVERRSGRVVFLSIDPDDNFLGIGDTTRLVPWDIASIGADGIVHLDANKAMILASPQTPSDLTLLSTNSVPQMVYRAYEIKPPQLQPVRYRSMSRSSGGSDRDGVPYHQWSKNDAWWRDDPRVSESIRNGQTSTWTGTVLGMKTVNVGESDQPHTAVRVKLSNGTTQTALLGPAKFMEGQKHDMKQDREITLNVVRATIGDDTHWIARSFECDGERMTLWNGNSPVWDDR
- a CDS encoding ferritin-like domain-containing protein — encoded protein: MKVKTLSDLYLEQLQDLHNAETQLLAALPKMAQAAGHPELKQAFAEHLLETREHVARLDGILGSLNKGGTTKKCPAMQGLIKEGEELMDESARENARDAGLICAAQKVEHYEIASYGTLRTFAELLGHAEHARTLERTLEEEKKTDGRLSELATSVINLDALA
- a CDS encoding BON domain-containing protein produces the protein MKYAYALMVAVVGVSGMALPACEDTRNDRDADTTPAIPPTPGTTDGTSPRTDGERTGTTTRPPAPPPAPAPAPAPAPAPAPRNDVPPVGPPAGDVDVDDRIARDVRQAIQADTALANARDIEVSVDGAVVTLSGMVALQADKDAAGARASAVQGVVRVINNIEVRPPQ
- a CDS encoding HAMP domain-containing sensor histidine kinase, producing MGGPALTLHLLARHRRSLRLWLTAWMLVIYLCTQIAFSLVMTYYQTKAINDFFDGRIATRLQFVEHALRPVLSTVTPSDLAPIAERERRVLSTDVIIVVLDDRGVMLASSRPTDMKLDAGARSRPGSRHAPVTQIRPPTFGAQGAGARSLRAFAMHTYDEQGSRYALVLVADADQTNAMIGLVTRVALVMVPFGMLIVAVAAYIVAGVAVRPITRLTESARQLAPESIGQQMPPSSRLAEVEELRDELEHARVRLETGFATQERFLANVSHELKTPIATILTEIQLLDTSDLPPRVRAFFRSGVEELRRLATTVDTFSILTRVRHGKLQIPAAEWCHVRDMLLDSYADCVTVARAQGVSIDVRLPEGPHAEAAVHGNCELLRLLLGNILKNAVTVSAPGAVVSVRTQFRDATCLIRIRDFGPGVPDEMIPRMFQQFTQSVNGVAGVRHSGGTGLGLEVAMGIARLHAGTITFENCAEGGCEFTVRLPVRTEPETHA
- a CDS encoding response regulator transcription factor, with the protein product MRALVIEDNPKMAAAIKAGLEEAGFATELSPSGIDGEELAATRPFDVVVLDLMLPDRDGVEVCSNLRRRKISTPILMLTALGSVEDKVHGLDAGADDYLPKPFKFEELVARLRALLRRGQATEGKALRCDDLELNLYTRRASRAGKQWDLPSREFALLEYLMRNQDRVLTRAQIGENVWDLNFEATSNVIDVYISALRKKIEGEGRRPLIHTVKNAGYRFGVLE
- a CDS encoding sigma-70 family RNA polymerase sigma factor translates to MGSLRYSSAADSIDQYLSSLRHIPRLSADEERSLAIAWRERQCRDSRDRLITANLRLAISMVRRYLNRGIAFDELVAEANIGLVLGVDHFDPHAGVRFSTYAAYWIRHSIAEAFARASARPSLSRGERGDITTLRGAEAAFRATHGYLPSVGELAGALGWPIEKARTVQLLASARTQPLSLGDAGPAPHDTPAAEEAEGISDEQRRMISGLLDVLSADERRIVELRFGLDGPQARSIPVIASMLRVQPRVIRTRLEMAMAKLGRHASASRPRASGQRMTLRHRMDSVA
- a CDS encoding entericidin A/B family lipoprotein; this encodes MFGTLLAALLLAGVAGCQTTKGFGRDVENTGDAIEGAAEAND
- a CDS encoding CsbD family protein, whose product is MNWDTIEGQWKDMKGRVREQWGRLTDDEIDQIAGRRERLEGAVQRAYGKTRDEVQREVDDWARDCNCP